A single region of the Acidobacteriota bacterium genome encodes:
- a CDS encoding response regulator yields the protein MPQSNENHAELRHRVAVLEDRISGLCASVLRVSASLDLDTVLQEVVDNARALTGARYGVIGTEGDAGMIQDFVTSGFTPEEREEMAAWSDGPRLFAHFRDLQAPLRLANLPEYVRKLGFSTSLMRSQTLQCTPLRHRNEYVGNFFLAEKEGGREFTDGDEEVLVLFASQAASAIANARAHRDERRARADLEALVETSPVGVVVFEGGTGKPVSLNQEARRIAEGLGLPGQSLEELLAVVTCRWADGREVTLAEFPMAQQVKNASEAVRTEELTLSVPDGRSVTVLVNATPIRSESGAVESMVVTLQDLAPLEELERLRAEFLSMVSHELRMPLISIKGSTATVLGTSPAPDPAEMLQFFRVIDQQADQMRGLIADLLDQGRIEAGRLSVSTEPADVAGLVDLARRTFLTSHTRHTLEIDLPENLPRVMADRERIVQVLNNLFANAARHSPESSPIRVGATRDGVHVAISVSDQGPGVAPERLPHLFSKHAGAAGGDRERGVEYGLGLAICKGLVEAHGGRIWAESGGVGRGTRFTFTVPIDEERVDAAPEAAPSPTGPRRQGRARQPILVVDDDPQTLRYVRDALTQAGYAPLLTGDPDELPRLIRTHRPRLVLLDLLLPDADGIELMQRTPELEDMPVIFISVYGRDETIVRALDAGAADYIVKPFSPSELTARVRAALRQRAEPEPFALGELSILYEERRVMVGDRPVALTATEFEVLRVLSSNAGRVVTYESLLRQAWKRRDRTTDDPKLVRAMVKSLRRKLGDDAVNPAYVLNERGVGYRMPRPNGP from the coding sequence ATGCCCCAGTCGAACGAGAATCACGCCGAGCTACGCCACCGAGTCGCGGTTCTGGAGGACCGCATCTCTGGGCTGTGCGCGTCCGTCCTGCGCGTCAGCGCCAGCCTCGACCTCGACACCGTCCTGCAGGAGGTCGTCGACAACGCCCGCGCGCTGACCGGCGCACGCTACGGCGTGATCGGAACCGAGGGTGACGCCGGGATGATTCAGGACTTCGTCACGTCCGGCTTTACGCCCGAGGAGCGAGAGGAGATGGCCGCGTGGTCCGACGGGCCGCGGCTGTTCGCCCACTTCCGGGATCTTCAGGCCCCGTTGAGACTGGCCAACCTTCCGGAGTACGTCCGGAAACTCGGCTTCTCTACGTCCCTGATGCGGTCGCAGACGCTGCAATGCACGCCGCTGCGTCACCGAAACGAGTACGTCGGCAACTTCTTTCTTGCCGAGAAGGAGGGTGGACGGGAGTTCACGGACGGCGACGAGGAGGTGCTGGTGCTGTTCGCCTCCCAGGCGGCGTCGGCCATTGCCAATGCACGCGCCCACCGGGACGAGAGGCGCGCAAGGGCGGATCTGGAGGCCCTGGTGGAAACGTCGCCGGTAGGTGTCGTCGTGTTCGAGGGAGGAACCGGCAAGCCTGTGTCGTTGAACCAGGAGGCGCGGCGGATCGCCGAGGGCCTGGGCCTGCCGGGGCAATCGCTGGAGGAGCTGCTGGCCGTCGTCACCTGCCGGTGGGCCGACGGGAGGGAGGTCACGCTGGCGGAGTTTCCGATGGCGCAGCAGGTGAAGAACGCTTCAGAGGCCGTCCGGACCGAAGAACTCACGCTCTCGGTCCCGGACGGCCGGAGCGTCACGGTGCTGGTCAACGCGACGCCGATCCGTTCCGAGAGTGGTGCGGTCGAGTCGATGGTGGTCACCCTTCAGGATCTGGCGCCCCTGGAGGAACTCGAGCGGCTGCGAGCCGAGTTCCTGAGCATGGTGAGCCACGAGCTGAGGATGCCGCTGATCTCGATCAAGGGCTCCACCGCCACGGTCCTCGGTACCTCACCGGCCCCGGACCCTGCCGAGATGCTGCAGTTCTTCCGGGTCATCGACCAGCAGGCCGATCAGATGCGCGGCCTGATCGCCGATTTGCTGGACCAGGGACGAATCGAAGCAGGCAGGTTGTCGGTTTCAACCGAGCCGGCGGATGTGGCTGGTCTGGTCGATCTGGCCAGGCGTACGTTCCTGACCTCGCACACGAGGCACACTCTGGAAATCGACCTGCCGGAGAACCTGCCGCGGGTGATGGCCGACCGCGAGCGCATCGTCCAGGTCCTGAACAACCTCTTCGCGAACGCGGCGCGGCACTCCCCTGAGTCGTCTCCGATACGGGTCGGCGCCACGCGGGACGGCGTGCACGTTGCGATCTCCGTTTCCGACCAGGGCCCCGGCGTGGCGCCGGAGCGGCTGCCGCACCTGTTCAGCAAGCACGCGGGCGCGGCCGGAGGCGATCGGGAGCGTGGCGTGGAGTACGGGCTCGGTCTCGCTATCTGCAAGGGGCTGGTCGAGGCTCACGGCGGGCGCATCTGGGCGGAAAGCGGCGGAGTCGGCCGCGGCACGCGGTTCACGTTCACGGTGCCCATAGACGAGGAACGCGTGGATGCCGCCCCCGAAGCCGCGCCGAGCCCCACTGGCCCGCGTCGGCAAGGCAGGGCCCGGCAACCGATCCTCGTCGTCGACGACGACCCGCAGACACTGCGGTACGTCCGGGACGCGCTCACCCAGGCAGGCTACGCCCCGCTCCTTACGGGCGACCCCGACGAGCTGCCCCGCCTCATCAGAACCCACAGGCCTCGGCTGGTCCTGCTGGACCTCCTGCTGCCGGACGCCGACGGCATCGAACTGATGCAGAGAACTCCTGAACTGGAGGACATGCCGGTCATCTTCATCTCCGTGTACGGCCGGGACGAGACGATCGTCAGGGCTCTGGATGCGGGCGCAGCCGACTACATCGTCAAACCGTTCTCGCCGTCGGAACTCACGGCGCGAGTGCGGGCGGCCCTGCGCCAGCGGGCGGAGCCGGAGCCCTTTGCGCTGGGGGAACTCTCCATCCTCTACGAGGAACGCCGGGTCATGGTGGGCGACCGTCCCGTGGCCTTGACGGCCACCGAGTTCGAAGTGCTCCGCGTGCTGTCGAGCAACGCCGGGCGCGTCGTGACCTATGAGTCGCTACTTCGCCAGGCCTGGAAGAGGCGGGATCGGACCACCGACGACCCAAAGCTCGTGCGCGCCATGGTGAAGAGTCTCCGTCGCAAGCTGGGCGACGACGCGGTCAATCCGGCCTACGTACTCAACGAGCGCGGCGTCGGCTACCGCATGCCTCGCCCGAACGGCCCATAG
- a CDS encoding PP2C family protein-serine/threonine phosphatase — protein sequence MNQEASDSWQAEIRAEFANLEEIALATKPASGDLPDLRGVDIDGISMPLRQAIGGDHLIYLDFKQRYDLERRIREAEAAGNERVVAGLRQSQQRAGVLVADVSGHKATDALVAAMLHQAFLLGAYYELDLFGEITTRLFEHINQRFYKSTTLNKYLTMLYGEVSEQGRFRFFSAGHPAPLLFAGRPGRIEHLREDQLVRFPPVGMFASNAYMDELVDPGPLGYKRPYEVSEVDLLEAGDLLLLYTDGFAEHGEERYVAERAESLLEAVRGLRASEICKRLRDDLVAFAPPEDDVSFVVIKKTQ from the coding sequence GTGAACCAAGAAGCGTCCGATTCATGGCAGGCGGAGATCCGGGCGGAGTTCGCCAACCTGGAGGAGATCGCCCTGGCGACCAAGCCCGCGTCCGGCGATCTTCCCGATTTGCGTGGCGTGGACATCGACGGCATCTCGATGCCACTGCGGCAGGCGATCGGCGGCGACCACCTGATCTACCTCGACTTCAAGCAGCGGTACGACCTGGAGCGCCGCATCCGGGAGGCGGAAGCGGCCGGCAATGAACGGGTCGTAGCCGGACTGCGCCAATCGCAGCAGCGCGCCGGCGTCCTGGTTGCCGACGTGTCCGGCCACAAGGCGACGGACGCCCTGGTGGCGGCGATGCTGCATCAGGCGTTCCTGCTCGGCGCGTACTACGAACTCGACCTGTTCGGCGAGATCACGACCCGTCTCTTCGAGCACATCAACCAGCGCTTCTACAAGTCGACCACGCTGAACAAGTACCTGACCATGCTCTACGGCGAAGTCTCGGAGCAAGGCAGGTTCCGCTTCTTCTCGGCGGGTCACCCCGCGCCGTTGCTCTTTGCCGGCCGCCCGGGCCGCATCGAGCATCTCCGCGAGGATCAACTGGTTCGCTTCCCGCCGGTGGGCATGTTCGCCTCGAACGCCTACATGGACGAACTCGTCGACCCGGGCCCGCTCGGCTACAAGCGTCCGTACGAGGTCAGCGAGGTCGACCTGCTCGAGGCGGGGGACCTGCTCCTCCTCTACACCGACGGCTTCGCCGAGCACGGCGAGGAACGCTACGTCGCGGAGCGGGCCGAGTCGCTCCTGGAAGCCGTGCGCGGCTTGCGCGCGAGTGAGATCTGCAAGCGCCTGCGGGATGACCTGGTCGCCTTCGCTCCGCCCGAGGACGACGTCAGCTTCGTCGTGATCAAGAAGACCCAGTAG
- a CDS encoding glycosyltransferase produces MTAGSPETAVLSYVVPTVGGPPHLAECLESIYRDASETAVPAELIVVWQQPAAPATGAVNDPFRDLAGRLAADHTAAFRQAPRIVQFPRPAGFARAANAGIAASRGLWIALVNDDAVLETGWTRALLEALGASAGADPKASSHFRVAAAQGINLFPAESSDVARIDGAGLAWNSRWQAVQVDRGASAPPPGGAPTPVYGVSATATLYRRDALAAVSPGSGQLRPFNERLDSYYEDVELADRLRRASYGAMLVPAARTEHAGALSSRGRRAARRRVRRIYCNRLLVLAARLGRSFWLRLPLFLLRDAVDVFGGRKGELPGDPRRPGPLDLLFAWCRAVRLLPRFAGFGRPQSTWAPAVDPGPGNDGGTLQ; encoded by the coding sequence TTGACCGCCGGCTCGCCGGAGACAGCGGTACTCTCCTACGTCGTTCCGACGGTGGGCGGGCCGCCCCACCTCGCGGAGTGTCTCGAGTCGATCTACCGCGACGCGTCGGAGACAGCCGTCCCGGCCGAACTGATCGTCGTCTGGCAGCAGCCGGCCGCGCCCGCCACCGGCGCGGTGAACGACCCGTTTCGCGACCTCGCAGGGCGGCTCGCCGCCGATCACACCGCCGCCTTCCGGCAAGCGCCGCGGATTGTGCAGTTCCCTCGACCGGCGGGATTCGCCCGGGCGGCCAATGCCGGCATCGCGGCCAGTCGGGGCCTCTGGATCGCGCTGGTGAACGACGACGCCGTGCTCGAAACCGGTTGGACGAGAGCGCTACTGGAGGCACTCGGGGCCTCCGCCGGGGCCGACCCGAAGGCCTCCTCCCACTTCCGGGTCGCGGCGGCCCAGGGGATCAATCTGTTTCCGGCCGAGTCCAGCGATGTAGCGCGGATCGACGGTGCCGGCCTGGCCTGGAACAGCCGCTGGCAGGCGGTCCAGGTCGACCGCGGCGCATCCGCGCCGCCGCCCGGCGGGGCACCGACACCCGTGTACGGCGTGTCCGCGACCGCTACTCTCTATCGCCGCGACGCTCTCGCCGCCGTCAGCCCGGGAAGCGGACAGCTCCGGCCCTTCAACGAGCGGCTCGACAGCTACTACGAGGACGTCGAACTCGCCGATCGGCTGCGCCGGGCTTCGTATGGCGCGATGCTGGTGCCGGCGGCCCGCACTGAACACGCCGGCGCGTTGTCGAGCCGAGGGCGCCGCGCCGCCCGGCGGCGCGTTCGCCGCATCTACTGCAACCGGCTCCTGGTGCTGGCAGCCCGGCTCGGCAGGAGCTTCTGGCTTCGGCTGCCCCTGTTTCTCCTCCGGGACGCGGTCGACGTCTTCGGGGGACGGAAGGGCGAGCTGCCGGGCGATCCCCGACGGCCCGGCCCCCTCGACCTTCTGTTCGCGTGGTGCCGCGCGGTCCGGCTCCTGCCCCGCTTCGCGGGTTTCGGGCGCCCCCAGTCGACCTGGGCTCCCGCAGTCGACCCGGGTCCCGGAAACGACGGCGGAACCCTGCAATGA
- the serS gene encoding serine--tRNA ligase, with protein sequence MLPRELLRSEPRRVAAAIEARGVDAALVDQWTASDRRRREALTELEELRHRRRLAGREIGKLKAQGKAKEEDAAGRILEMTELKARIEGLEDVVAQAEEQLRETELKVPNIAHDTVPVGSDETANRVERLVGEPPRFDFEPRNHWDIGPELGILDFERGAKLAGARFVTYVGLGARLERALAAFMLDLHTEEHGYTEVLPPFLVKRDCLLGSGQLPKFEEDLFHVQPDARYLIPTGEVPLVNLHAGEVLEEDELPLRYAALTPCFRAEAGSYGRDVRGLIRLHQFQKVELVQLTTPEASYEALEQLTAQAEKVLQRLELPYRVVCLSTGDMGFAMAKTYDLEVWLPGQATYREISSCSNAEAFQARRVHTRYRPLGGGGLRHVHTLNGSGLAVGRTLVALLENYQTASGSVRIPEALRPYVGGVEEIPAG encoded by the coding sequence ATGTTGCCCCGGGAACTGCTCAGAAGCGAGCCTCGGCGAGTTGCCGCCGCCATCGAAGCGCGCGGCGTGGACGCTGCGCTGGTCGACCAGTGGACGGCCAGCGATCGACGCCGCCGTGAAGCACTGACGGAACTCGAGGAACTCCGTCACCGTCGTCGGTTGGCTGGTCGCGAGATTGGCAAGCTCAAGGCTCAGGGCAAGGCGAAGGAAGAAGATGCCGCCGGACGCATTCTAGAGATGACGGAGCTCAAGGCCCGCATCGAGGGCCTGGAAGACGTCGTGGCGCAGGCGGAGGAGCAACTCCGGGAAACGGAACTCAAGGTGCCGAACATCGCCCACGACACGGTACCGGTCGGCAGCGACGAAACGGCGAACCGCGTCGAGCGGTTGGTCGGCGAACCGCCGCGGTTCGACTTCGAGCCCAGGAACCACTGGGACATCGGGCCCGAACTCGGGATTCTCGACTTCGAGCGCGGCGCCAAACTGGCCGGCGCCCGTTTCGTGACGTATGTGGGATTGGGCGCCCGCCTGGAACGTGCGCTCGCTGCCTTCATGCTCGACCTTCATACCGAGGAGCACGGCTACACCGAGGTGCTACCGCCGTTCCTGGTGAAACGGGACTGCCTCCTTGGCAGCGGTCAGCTCCCCAAGTTCGAGGAAGACCTCTTCCACGTGCAGCCGGACGCGCGCTACCTCATCCCGACGGGCGAGGTGCCCCTGGTCAACCTGCACGCCGGCGAAGTGCTCGAGGAGGACGAGTTGCCCCTCAGGTACGCCGCGCTCACGCCCTGCTTCCGGGCCGAGGCAGGCTCGTACGGCCGTGATGTCCGCGGGCTCATCCGCCTGCACCAGTTCCAGAAGGTGGAACTCGTTCAGTTGACGACGCCCGAGGCCAGCTACGAGGCGTTGGAGCAACTGACGGCTCAAGCCGAGAAAGTGCTCCAGCGGCTCGAACTGCCCTACCGGGTCGTCTGCCTGAGCACTGGGGATATGGGCTTCGCCATGGCCAAGACTTACGACCTGGAGGTCTGGCTGCCGGGCCAGGCGACATACCGGGAGATCTCGTCGTGCAGCAACGCCGAGGCGTTCCAGGCGCGGCGGGTGCACACGCGCTACCGACCCCTGGGTGGGGGCGGCCTGCGCCACGTCCATACGCTGAACGGCTCCGGCCTGGCGGTCGGCCGCACGCTGGTCGCGTTGCTGGAGAACTACCAGACGGCGTCGGGCTCCGTGCGCATTCCCGAGGCGCTCCGGCCTTATGTCGGAGGCGTCGAGGAGATCCCGGCCGGATAG
- a CDS encoding glycosyltransferase, which yields MSCSPILTAVAPHWHDEDNVALLAQSWPRDERFELIVIDNGSAENLSVVQADRTNVKVLDVDRNLGFAAAVNLGAAKSAGPLLLILNTDARPEFGALESLVRGMEEHREAAGLAPRLVDQDGVSQAGWQLRRLPDLGMLLGYCCFVEARALPEPPAGTPVEQPAACALLLRRNAFDAAGRMDEAFWPAWFEDVDLARRLQARGATIRYWPDALFRHGLGASVPRLGYGPFLLAYYGNLDRYARKHHGRGAALLLRAVLAGAALLRVLLLPLRCPRRARNRRDACAGLGHLAVAAASGWRSR from the coding sequence ATGAGCTGCTCTCCCATCCTGACCGCGGTGGCCCCGCACTGGCACGACGAGGACAACGTCGCGCTCCTCGCCCAGAGCTGGCCTCGCGACGAACGGTTCGAGCTGATCGTGATCGACAACGGATCGGCTGAGAACCTGAGCGTTGTTCAGGCCGATCGGACAAACGTCAAAGTCCTCGATGTTGACCGGAACCTGGGCTTCGCCGCCGCGGTCAATCTCGGTGCGGCCAAGTCCGCGGGACCTCTTCTGCTGATTCTGAACACGGACGCCCGACCCGAGTTCGGGGCACTCGAGTCCCTGGTTCGGGGCATGGAGGAGCACCGGGAAGCAGCCGGCCTGGCGCCCCGGCTAGTGGACCAAGACGGTGTTTCGCAGGCCGGCTGGCAGTTGCGCAGGCTCCCCGACCTGGGCATGCTGCTCGGCTATTGCTGCTTCGTGGAAGCCAGGGCGTTGCCCGAGCCTCCAGCCGGAACGCCGGTCGAGCAGCCCGCGGCCTGCGCCCTGCTGCTTCGACGCAACGCCTTCGACGCCGCCGGGCGGATGGATGAGGCGTTCTGGCCCGCCTGGTTCGAGGACGTCGACCTCGCACGGCGCCTCCAAGCAAGGGGCGCGACGATCCGCTACTGGCCCGACGCTCTCTTCCGGCATGGCCTCGGCGCCTCCGTACCGCGTCTCGGTTACGGCCCCTTCCTGCTCGCCTACTACGGCAACCTGGACCGGTACGCCCGCAAGCACCACGGCCGGGGCGCCGCTCTGCTGCTGCGCGCCGTGCTGGCTGGTGCGGCGCTGCTCCGCGTTCTGCTGCTGCCGCTTCGCTGTCCGCGGCGAGCCCGCAACCGCCGGGACGCCTGCGCCGGACTCGGTCACCTCGCGGTCGCGGCCGCTTCGGGTTGGAGAAGCCGGTGA
- a CDS encoding DUF3604 domain-containing protein — MLLPNPARFALLAFAVSSLSCAAPSARDTGGVPYPGSADVPPASPAYRVALFGDMHIHTMYSHDAFMGTVRTTPDDAYRYARGEAIPHPSGESIRLSGAPLDFLAVTDHAEYLGALAALIDPSSPTYGHPLTEDLFSGEGRDARARLGALSRLRELGRAGDPINGPEVRGSAWQRVIEAAERHNDPGRFTALIGYEYTMGVGGRHVHRNVIFRGSEAPELPFSSLDGDPEDLWNWLDGLREEGIEALAMPHNMNQSDGLAFPDRETWKGAEIDAEFAAKRIRNEPVAEISQQKGTSEVHPSLSPNDEWADFQIVQYYLDRVNNTDPISVFKGGYWRDALLTGLQMEERLGVNPYALGAVGSSDSHVSAGSYEEDNRFTSRTNTPQARGSAYREEDGGWENFWTPRQATHGTGGLAGVWAESNTRAAIFDALKRRESFATSGTRIRVRFFGGFGLDEAIGGAANPVAAAYEHGVPMGGDLEGGAGAPSFLVWALRDPENAWLQRAQVIKGWLEDGETREQVYDVVCSDGLEPDPETHRCADNGAQVNLDDCSISRDKGAVELRTTWTDPDFDRGARSFYYVRVLENPTCRWSTWDALSLGIEPNPDLHATHQERAWSSPIWYTP; from the coding sequence ATGCTCCTGCCCAACCCCGCGCGGTTCGCTTTGCTGGCCTTCGCCGTGAGTTCCCTTTCCTGTGCGGCCCCGTCGGCCCGGGACACCGGTGGCGTTCCGTACCCTGGCAGCGCAGACGTTCCACCGGCGTCCCCCGCCTACCGCGTCGCCCTGTTCGGCGACATGCACATCCACACGATGTACTCGCACGACGCGTTCATGGGCACGGTGCGCACGACGCCGGACGACGCCTACCGGTACGCCAGGGGGGAGGCGATCCCTCATCCTTCGGGTGAGTCGATCCGCCTCTCGGGTGCCCCGCTCGACTTCCTCGCGGTGACGGACCACGCGGAGTACCTTGGCGCCCTGGCGGCGCTGATCGACCCCTCGAGCCCGACCTACGGGCATCCGTTGACCGAGGATCTGTTCAGCGGCGAGGGCCGGGACGCCCGGGCGCGGCTGGGAGCGCTGAGCCGGTTGCGGGAACTGGGCCGCGCCGGCGATCCGATCAACGGCCCGGAGGTGCGGGGGAGCGCCTGGCAGCGGGTCATCGAGGCCGCCGAGAGGCACAACGATCCGGGCCGGTTCACCGCCCTGATCGGCTACGAGTACACGATGGGGGTGGGCGGCCGTCACGTGCACCGGAACGTCATCTTCCGCGGCAGCGAGGCGCCGGAGCTGCCCTTCAGTTCGCTCGACGGCGATCCCGAGGACCTCTGGAACTGGCTCGACGGCCTGCGCGAGGAGGGCATCGAGGCGCTGGCGATGCCGCACAACATGAACCAGAGCGACGGCCTGGCCTTTCCCGACCGGGAGACCTGGAAGGGGGCGGAGATCGACGCGGAGTTCGCGGCCAAGCGGATTCGGAATGAGCCGGTGGCGGAGATCAGCCAGCAGAAGGGCACGTCGGAGGTGCATCCGTCACTGTCGCCGAACGACGAGTGGGCCGACTTCCAGATCGTCCAGTACTACCTGGACCGGGTGAACAACACGGACCCGATCTCGGTCTTCAAGGGCGGCTACTGGCGGGACGCGCTGCTGACGGGGCTCCAGATGGAGGAGCGCCTGGGCGTGAACCCCTACGCGCTCGGCGCGGTCGGCTCGAGCGACAGCCACGTCTCCGCCGGCTCCTACGAGGAGGACAACCGCTTCACGTCGAGGACGAACACGCCCCAGGCCCGCGGCTCCGCCTACCGCGAGGAGGACGGCGGCTGGGAGAACTTCTGGACGCCGCGCCAGGCCACCCACGGCACGGGCGGCCTGGCCGGGGTGTGGGCGGAGTCGAACACCCGCGCCGCGATCTTCGACGCGCTGAAGCGTCGCGAGTCGTTCGCGACGTCGGGCACCCGCATCCGCGTGCGCTTCTTCGGGGGCTTCGGGCTCGATGAGGCGATCGGCGGTGCCGCGAACCCAGTCGCCGCCGCGTACGAGCACGGCGTGCCGATGGGCGGAGACCTGGAAGGCGGCGCTGGTGCCCCCAGCTTCCTCGTCTGGGCCCTCCGCGACCCGGAGAACGCCTGGCTGCAACGGGCCCAGGTCATCAAGGGCTGGCTGGAGGATGGCGAAACGAGGGAGCAGGTCTACGACGTCGTCTGCTCGGACGGCCTGGAGCCGGACCCTGAAACTCACCGTTGCGCCGACAACGGCGCGCAGGTGAACCTGGACGACTGCTCGATCAGCCGGGACAAGGGCGCCGTCGAACTCCGGACCACCTGGACCGATCCCGACTTCGACCGGGGCGCCCGTTCGTTCTACTACGTCCGCGTGCTCGAGAACCCGACCTGCCGCTGGTCGACGTGGGACGCCCTCAGCCTCGGCATCGAGCCGAATCCCGACCTCCACGCGACCCACCAGGAACGGGCGTGGAGCTCGCCCATCTGGTACACGCCGTAG
- a CDS encoding PQQ-dependent sugar dehydrogenase has protein sequence MKRNTETRMTRIALFLLAAFIAGQAVAQTGYGRGRSGIPRVELPDEPWIMNTHLIPEVKVSVVTRGINRPWSLAFLPKGDMLITERGGALRLVRDGVLVDEPIAGVPEDVLARSLAGMMEVAVHPHFAENGYVYLTYTRQVSGREGTVALVRGRLDGTSLVDVEDVFVAEPWGGSIAAARLAFVPGEDVMFMTMGGAFGADLIDGTQSFFGHAKLAQDPNSHAGKTLRLRLDGSVPDDNPFVGMEGHKPEIYSMGHRNQMGLALHPETNQPWTTEHAPQGGDELNALEAGKNYGWPVVSYGRHYNGVRISERFWAEGMEEPAIFWLPSIAPSGLAFYTGDAFPEWKGNLFAGALMTGRMPNTGHLERLIFSPQGHELGREWLLKEIGKRIRDVRQGPDDFIYVITDETDGALLKLEPVEKAAEEETTAG, from the coding sequence GGGTCGAACTGCCGGACGAGCCGTGGATCATGAACACCCACCTGATCCCCGAGGTGAAGGTCTCCGTCGTCACCCGCGGCATCAACCGCCCGTGGTCCCTCGCCTTCCTGCCGAAGGGCGACATGCTGATCACCGAGCGCGGAGGCGCCCTGCGCCTGGTCCGCGACGGCGTGCTGGTCGACGAGCCGATCGCCGGCGTGCCCGAGGACGTGCTCGCCCGCAGCCTCGCCGGCATGATGGAGGTCGCGGTTCATCCGCACTTCGCCGAGAACGGGTACGTCTATCTCACCTACACCCGGCAGGTCTCCGGTCGCGAGGGAACCGTCGCCCTGGTTCGCGGCCGGCTCGACGGCACCTCGCTCGTCGACGTCGAGGATGTGTTCGTCGCCGAGCCCTGGGGCGGCTCGATCGCTGCCGCGCGGCTCGCCTTCGTACCCGGCGAGGACGTCATGTTCATGACGATGGGCGGGGCCTTCGGCGCCGACCTCATCGACGGCACGCAGAGCTTCTTCGGCCACGCGAAGCTGGCCCAGGACCCGAACAGCCACGCCGGCAAGACGCTGCGGCTGCGGCTCGACGGCAGCGTGCCGGACGACAATCCCTTCGTCGGCATGGAGGGGCACAAGCCCGAGATCTACTCGATGGGCCACCGCAACCAGATGGGGCTGGCGCTCCACCCAGAGACGAACCAGCCCTGGACCACGGAGCACGCTCCGCAGGGCGGCGACGAGCTGAACGCTCTCGAAGCAGGCAAGAACTACGGCTGGCCGGTCGTCTCCTACGGCCGCCACTACAACGGGGTCCGCATCTCCGAGCGCTTCTGGGCCGAAGGGATGGAGGAACCGGCCATCTTCTGGTTGCCGTCCATCGCCCCCTCCGGCCTCGCGTTCTACACCGGCGACGCCTTCCCCGAGTGGAAAGGCAACCTGTTCGCGGGCGCGCTGATGACCGGCCGCATGCCGAACACCGGGCACCTCGAACGGCTCATCTTCAGCCCGCAGGGCCATGAACTCGGCCGCGAGTGGCTGCTCAAGGAGATCGGAAAGCGCATCCGCGACGTCCGCCAGGGCCCCGACGACTTCATCTACGTCATCACCGACGAAACCGACGGCGCACTGCTGAAGCTGGAGCCGGTCGAGAAGGCGGCAGAAGAAGAGACGACCGCGGGATAA